The Nocardioides salarius genome includes a region encoding these proteins:
- the istA gene encoding IS21 family transposase — translation MIMTEDWAEIRRLHKSEKMSIKAIVRKTGLARNTVRAALASDTPPRYERAPAGSMLDAHEPRIRALLAEFPSMPATVIAERIGWTNSSSVLRARVAQLRPLYAPSDPADRTSYVAGEIVQCDLWFPGKVIPVDVHAGSKTAAWVGGRPAVDLPVLTMVAAFSGFIMATLLPSRKTGDLVAGMWQLLSGLGGVPKMLVWDNEAGIGQHHRLTLGARSFAGTLGTRIYQTAARDPEAKGIVERANGFLETSFMPGREFDSPHDYNTQLTSWLPRANARVLRRTGQQPGVRVAADVAAMGALPPVAPSVGTTVRVRLGRDYYVRIAGNDYSVDPAVIGRFVDVHAGLDTITITCAGTSVGVHQRCWSSHQTITDPAHVDTAAGLRSAFQARTAAMRGPSTRPVNGVGAVVGVRALSDYDALFDLTPAITDEAAVAARASLEVVR, via the coding sequence GTGATCATGACTGAGGACTGGGCTGAGATTCGACGGCTGCACAAGTCGGAGAAGATGAGCATCAAGGCCATCGTGCGCAAGACGGGGTTGGCGAGGAACACTGTGCGTGCCGCGTTGGCCTCGGATACGCCGCCGAGGTACGAGCGGGCCCCGGCGGGCTCCATGCTCGATGCCCACGAGCCGCGGATTCGGGCGTTGCTGGCGGAGTTCCCCTCGATGCCGGCCACGGTGATCGCCGAACGGATCGGGTGGACGAACTCGTCCTCGGTGCTGCGGGCCAGGGTCGCCCAGCTGCGTCCCCTGTACGCCCCGAGTGATCCCGCGGACCGTACGAGCTATGTCGCCGGAGAGATCGTGCAGTGCGACCTGTGGTTCCCCGGCAAGGTCATCCCCGTCGACGTCCACGCCGGGTCCAAGACCGCGGCCTGGGTGGGCGGGCGGCCCGCCGTGGACCTGCCGGTGTTGACGATGGTCGCGGCGTTCTCGGGGTTCATCATGGCCACGCTGCTGCCGTCCAGGAAGACCGGCGACCTGGTGGCTGGCATGTGGCAGCTCCTGTCGGGACTCGGCGGGGTCCCGAAGATGCTGGTGTGGGACAACGAGGCCGGCATCGGCCAGCACCACCGGCTGACCCTGGGCGCCAGGTCGTTCGCCGGCACGCTGGGCACCCGGATCTATCAGACCGCGGCACGTGACCCCGAAGCCAAGGGGATCGTGGAACGGGCCAACGGGTTCCTGGAGACCTCTTTCATGCCTGGACGCGAGTTCGACTCCCCGCACGACTACAACACTCAGCTCACCAGCTGGTTGCCGCGCGCGAACGCTCGGGTGCTGCGCCGCACCGGCCAGCAGCCCGGCGTCCGGGTCGCGGCCGATGTCGCCGCGATGGGGGCCCTGCCGCCGGTCGCGCCGTCGGTGGGCACCACCGTGCGGGTCCGGCTGGGTCGCGACTACTACGTGCGCATTGCCGGGAACGACTACTCCGTCGACCCAGCCGTGATCGGCCGGTTCGTCGATGTCCACGCCGGCCTGGACACCATCACGATCACCTGCGCCGGCACGAGCGTGGGAGTCCACCAGCGGTGCTGGTCGTCCCATCAGACGATCACCGACCCTGCCCACGTGGACACCGCGGCCGGGCTGCGCAGCGCCTTCCAGGCCCGCACCGCTGCGATGCGTGGCCCCTCCACCAGGCCGGTGAACGGGGTGGGTGCGGTTGTGGGTGTGCGGGCGTTGAGCGACTACGACGCGCTGTTCGACCTGACCCCGGCGATCACCGACGAAGCGGCTGTTGCTGCGCGAGCGAGCCTGGAGGTCGTGCGATGA
- a CDS encoding ATP-binding domain-containing protein has translation MAPTPAATGPQRQDPRPPATRSSGPQAFKYSQGGDKSLLHTELSKARDSLRHAGRRERRRIISRTLLVKGLEYDHIIIADATNHSEVNDFYVALTRARKSIHILANGASLTLGESPRGPKARKEP, from the coding sequence GTGGCCCCCACACCTGCGGCCACTGGCCCCCAACGGCAAGATCCACGGCCCCCAGCCACCCGATCCAGTGGTCCCCAAGCCTTCAAATACTCACAGGGAGGCGACAAGTCCCTCCTGCACACCGAGCTGAGCAAGGCACGCGACTCTCTGCGTCACGCCGGCCGGCGCGAACGCCGGCGAATCATCTCCCGCACCTTGCTGGTCAAAGGGCTCGAATACGACCACATCATCATCGCCGACGCGACAAACCACTCGGAGGTCAACGACTTCTATGTCGCGCTCACCCGCGCACGCAAGTCCATCCACATCCTCGCCAACGGCGCATCACTGACCCTGGGCGAGTCACCCAGGGGCCCCAAGGCTCGGAAGGAACCGTAG
- a CDS encoding UvrD-helicase domain-containing protein — translation MPEDLSDELMTDAAGFIDALPASVVMPAGAGKTHLLAAATKHVIDSGGKVLVITHTNAGVHAVAARLKRFGVTTGVQITTITSLAFRLARAYPVLGDHIVPRVMVPDDSLAYVQAATRALAGRHVQAVLRASYTHVLVDEYQDCNVEQHAMVLKIKDTVGSVGVLGDPLQAIFGFSDGLPDWDEVLSEFPEHPDITPEPRRWAGHNEDLGTWLFNIRSHLTAGRVLQLDNPKYPPGVRFTDISGNYQGVANAARSALSLPANETVLVISARHAASGRSIAGQLDGLYTVMEEVAGSFIGRWLTKLLDADPDGYASWLFDFTKKCHAKSGVLDPDPLGKCYARGGAGAHLLHTSAKREPVRIAIEALDRVVANPTLGELAAAMDVIPNAPGIRLHSHEAWYDARTAIRGAAAQGEYSPYWGPAAACSGAVGVTARWRAWGPVLASLGATCF, via the coding sequence GTGCCTGAGGACCTGTCGGATGAGCTGATGACGGACGCCGCAGGGTTCATCGACGCCCTTCCTGCCTCGGTCGTCATGCCGGCCGGAGCAGGCAAGACCCATCTGCTCGCGGCCGCCACGAAGCACGTCATCGACAGCGGCGGCAAGGTCCTGGTGATCACCCATACCAATGCGGGCGTCCACGCCGTCGCCGCCCGACTGAAGCGGTTCGGCGTGACGACTGGCGTCCAGATCACGACGATCACCAGCTTGGCCTTCCGCCTGGCGCGCGCATACCCGGTGCTCGGCGATCACATTGTCCCGCGCGTCATGGTTCCCGACGACTCGCTGGCCTACGTTCAGGCCGCGACCCGAGCCCTGGCGGGTCGGCACGTCCAGGCCGTCCTGAGAGCCTCGTACACACACGTCCTCGTCGACGAGTACCAGGACTGCAACGTCGAGCAGCACGCCATGGTGCTGAAGATCAAGGACACCGTCGGCAGCGTCGGCGTCCTCGGTGATCCCCTCCAGGCGATCTTCGGGTTCTCTGATGGGCTCCCGGACTGGGACGAGGTGCTCAGTGAGTTTCCCGAGCACCCCGACATCACGCCTGAGCCCCGACGCTGGGCCGGCCACAATGAGGATCTGGGAACCTGGCTGTTCAACATCCGCTCTCACCTCACCGCCGGCCGGGTCCTGCAGCTGGACAACCCCAAGTACCCGCCCGGGGTTCGATTCACCGACATCTCTGGGAACTACCAAGGAGTGGCCAACGCTGCACGATCTGCGCTGTCACTGCCAGCCAACGAAACCGTGCTCGTCATCAGCGCCCGGCATGCGGCCAGCGGCCGAAGCATCGCGGGTCAACTCGACGGCCTGTACACCGTGATGGAGGAGGTCGCCGGCAGCTTCATCGGCAGGTGGCTGACCAAGCTGCTCGATGCGGACCCCGACGGATATGCGTCCTGGCTCTTCGACTTCACCAAGAAGTGCCACGCAAAGAGCGGTGTCCTAGACCCCGACCCGCTAGGAAAGTGCTACGCCCGGGGCGGGGCCGGCGCCCACCTGCTGCACACGTCGGCGAAGCGGGAACCGGTTCGGATTGCCATCGAGGCCCTGGACCGGGTCGTCGCGAATCCCACCCTGGGTGAGCTGGCCGCGGCGATGGACGTCATCCCGAACGCGCCCGGGATCCGGCTGCACTCGCATGAGGCCTGGTACGACGCTAGGACCGCAATCCGCGGGGCGGCAGCGCAGGGTGAATATTCGCCTTACTGGGGTCCAGCGGCGGCGTGTTCCGGGGCCGTCGGGGTGACTGCTCGTTGGCGGGCTTGGGGGCCGGTGTTGGCGTCGTTGGGGGCCACCTGTTTCTAG
- a CDS encoding ATP-dependent nuclease → MRIRRIDIENFRGIKSASWRLPTSRRFSALIGPGDSTKTTVLTALERALHDRAGQSVLDTDFYDAVVDQPIRIRVAVDELPDELIAMDAFGGFLAGIDDDGEWMHDPVDEAQRCVIVEFLVKADLEPVWQSYRPPLEGLDDEEPHPIRARHRSRMTAYRIDDRIDAHLRWSRTSSLGKLTASRDDTRSTLTLAGRAARDAAAGAVTDALKNLAKDVQQEVQAIGTTEFADLKPGLDVSLTNTQGNLALFEGDVPLTNFGLGTRRLTGAATQQLANQGSTTLLVDEVEHGLEPHRLVHLLGHLRTSEAFSQVFVTTHSPTALQHLEAEELVMVRSTDGVTELRPLDDPVELRNLLKSSPEAFLSRRIVINEGKTEYGVVLEHLDLWNLGADAESAPSAALGVVAIEGNGGTGSAAWAKQFLHAGYEIVLFIDSDDEAANSLVPAIEAAGGTVVQWSGAHSIETAICSQLDEAGLTAFIEAALDVADDREGSAQSYAAKLVAKGAPAASTGADPLDVTTWAAAGVVLEKAREIVGLAAKGKDIDKEKAWFKRVDKGRRLGRFILETPALHTGEVMAKLDELKAAIYARPETTPEAPPALEPGQPGA, encoded by the coding sequence ATGCGGATCCGGCGAATCGACATTGAGAACTTCCGCGGCATCAAGTCCGCCTCCTGGCGGCTGCCTACAAGCCGCCGATTCTCCGCCCTCATCGGCCCCGGGGACTCCACGAAGACCACAGTCTTGACCGCCCTCGAGCGCGCGCTCCACGACCGTGCAGGGCAGAGTGTTCTGGACACAGACTTCTACGACGCCGTGGTGGATCAACCGATCCGTATCCGGGTGGCGGTCGACGAGCTGCCAGATGAGCTCATCGCGATGGACGCGTTCGGCGGGTTCCTCGCCGGCATCGACGACGACGGCGAGTGGATGCACGACCCGGTCGACGAGGCTCAGCGCTGCGTCATCGTCGAGTTTCTGGTCAAGGCCGATCTCGAGCCCGTCTGGCAGTCATACCGACCGCCACTGGAGGGACTGGACGACGAGGAGCCGCACCCCATTCGTGCGCGGCACCGGTCACGGATGACGGCCTACCGGATCGACGACCGCATCGACGCGCATCTGAGGTGGTCACGGACCTCGTCCCTTGGGAAGCTCACCGCCAGCCGGGACGACACCAGGTCGACCCTCACGCTCGCAGGACGCGCGGCACGTGACGCTGCCGCTGGTGCGGTCACCGACGCCCTAAAGAATCTGGCGAAGGACGTTCAGCAGGAGGTGCAGGCGATCGGCACGACCGAGTTTGCGGACCTGAAGCCGGGACTTGACGTGTCATTGACCAACACCCAGGGCAACCTGGCGCTATTCGAAGGCGACGTCCCCTTGACGAACTTCGGGCTCGGCACCAGACGGCTGACGGGGGCCGCGACGCAGCAGCTCGCGAACCAGGGGAGCACCACTCTCCTCGTCGACGAGGTAGAGCACGGGCTAGAACCCCACCGGCTCGTTCACCTCCTGGGCCATCTGCGGACCAGCGAGGCGTTCTCGCAGGTGTTCGTCACCACTCATTCGCCGACAGCCCTGCAGCACCTCGAGGCCGAGGAGCTGGTGATGGTCCGTTCGACGGACGGTGTGACCGAACTTCGCCCGCTGGATGACCCAGTCGAGCTGCGGAATCTGCTGAAGAGCAGTCCCGAGGCCTTCCTGTCGCGCCGCATCGTCATCAACGAGGGGAAGACCGAGTACGGCGTGGTCCTCGAACACCTTGACCTGTGGAACCTCGGAGCGGACGCCGAGTCGGCGCCGTCGGCTGCACTCGGAGTCGTCGCCATTGAGGGCAACGGTGGGACCGGGTCAGCAGCCTGGGCGAAACAGTTCCTCCACGCCGGCTACGAGATCGTGCTGTTTATCGACAGCGACGACGAGGCTGCGAACAGCCTCGTGCCGGCCATCGAGGCCGCCGGCGGGACCGTAGTCCAGTGGAGCGGCGCCCACAGCATTGAGACAGCGATCTGCTCCCAGCTCGACGAGGCCGGGCTGACAGCGTTCATCGAGGCGGCCCTGGACGTTGCTGACGACCGGGAGGGCTCGGCGCAGTCCTACGCAGCCAAGCTGGTGGCGAAGGGTGCTCCCGCAGCGAGCACGGGCGCCGACCCGCTGGACGTCACCACCTGGGCAGCAGCGGGCGTCGTCCTAGAGAAGGCTCGCGAGATCGTCGGGCTCGCCGCCAAGGGCAAGGACATCGACAAGGAGAAGGCCTGGTTCAAGCGGGTCGACAAGGGTCGTCGCCTCGGCAGGTTCATCCTCGAGACGCCGGCGCTTCACACCGGTGAGGTCATGGCAAAACTCGACGAGCTGAAAGCCGCCATATACGCCCGCCCGGAGACAACACCGGAGGCACCACCCGCACTAGAGCCGGGGCAGCCCGGTGCCTGA
- a CDS encoding nucleotidyltransferase domain-containing protein, which produces MTLLAEYRGARHDEDVARLRRVLALRAMVATGMSQREIATVLGISQPAVSQQLRAASDLSSVHPEKLIEAAAPVIRSLAEDAGYRRLAVFGSVARQEAGQDSDIDLLVESPEETSSFGFIRFKQLIEQVLGRQIDLVDYGGLKPRLDDDIRRDAVLL; this is translated from the coding sequence ATGACGCTTCTTGCCGAGTATCGCGGCGCGCGACATGACGAGGATGTTGCGCGGCTTCGGCGTGTGCTCGCCCTCAGGGCGATGGTGGCGACCGGGATGAGCCAGCGGGAGATCGCAACGGTGCTCGGGATCAGCCAGCCCGCGGTGAGTCAGCAGTTGCGGGCGGCTTCGGATCTGTCGAGTGTTCATCCGGAGAAGCTGATTGAGGCGGCTGCGCCGGTGATCCGGAGTCTCGCCGAAGATGCCGGGTACCGCAGGCTTGCAGTCTTCGGTTCGGTGGCGCGTCAGGAGGCGGGCCAGGACTCCGACATCGATCTGCTGGTCGAGTCGCCGGAGGAAACGTCGTCGTTCGGTTTCATCAGGTTCAAGCAGCTCATCGAGCAGGTGCTCGGTCGGCAGATCGATCTGGTCGACTACGGCGGTCTGAAGCCGAGGCTAGATGACGACATCCGTCGCGACGCAGTGCTGCTCTGA
- a CDS encoding HepT-like ribonuclease domain-containing protein, protein MEVNAAKELLHIQSWVSRVDEIVQRGKDAYLADALLQEAGDSLMMKLGEAANRLSRLDVLAPDGVEWALAVANRNFIIHQYDEINRELTWLTLSRDLPAWKVSLQGLFAEAEMTLGEDD, encoded by the coding sequence ATGGAAGTCAATGCGGCCAAGGAACTCCTTCACATCCAGTCCTGGGTGAGCCGCGTCGACGAGATCGTGCAACGCGGCAAGGATGCTTACCTCGCCGATGCCTTGCTCCAAGAGGCGGGGGACTCGCTCATGATGAAGCTCGGTGAGGCAGCCAACCGGTTGTCCCGGCTCGACGTGTTGGCGCCCGACGGCGTCGAATGGGCACTCGCCGTCGCCAACCGCAACTTCATCATCCACCAGTACGACGAGATCAACCGCGAGCTCACCTGGCTGACGCTCTCGAGAGACCTGCCGGCGTGGAAGGTCTCGCTACAGGGCCTCTTCGCGGAGGCCGAGATGACGCTCGGTGAAGATGACTGA
- a CDS encoding F510_1955 family glycosylhydrolase, whose amino-acid sequence MCATRKSLSLSSGLPLVVGLSMAVALLASCSSTENQTASDAAAAGEEFGHIHSLDVNPADDTLYVASHHGVFALGADGFERVGEERFDAMSFTIADADRFLMSGHPEPGAGGPAHLGLSESTDSGRTWRSLSLEGEADFHALEASGERVYGVDSQSGRLMLTEDGRRWRDLGQLPAADVAAHPGNPDLVLLTDGSGSLVRLQVSGSPELVESAPRLLLLDWDSEDLLVGAGPEGSVYRSDDGGDSWREVGSLPDVPRALTATESRWYAATEGGVLVSTDTGATWSEVGRP is encoded by the coding sequence ATGTGCGCGACGCGCAAATCGCTGAGTCTGTCTTCTGGTCTCCCTCTGGTCGTCGGCCTCTCCATGGCCGTGGCCCTGCTCGCCAGCTGTAGCTCTACAGAGAACCAAACCGCCTCGGACGCCGCTGCGGCCGGGGAGGAGTTCGGCCATATCCACTCTCTCGACGTGAACCCCGCGGACGACACGCTCTACGTCGCGAGTCATCACGGGGTGTTCGCCCTCGGTGCCGACGGCTTCGAGCGTGTGGGGGAGGAGCGTTTCGATGCGATGTCGTTCACCATCGCCGACGCGGACCGCTTCCTGATGAGTGGTCACCCCGAGCCGGGCGCCGGGGGACCCGCGCACTTGGGACTCTCCGAGTCGACAGACTCCGGTCGGACGTGGAGGTCGCTCTCGTTGGAAGGGGAGGCGGACTTCCATGCGCTCGAGGCGTCGGGTGAGCGCGTGTACGGGGTCGACTCCCAGAGCGGGCGCCTCATGTTGACCGAGGACGGCAGGCGGTGGCGCGACCTGGGCCAGTTGCCCGCCGCCGACGTGGCCGCCCATCCAGGCAACCCCGATCTTGTGCTGCTGACCGATGGCAGCGGTTCGCTCGTCCGGCTCCAGGTCTCCGGGTCTCCCGAGCTCGTGGAGTCCGCGCCGCGGTTGTTGCTCCTGGACTGGGACAGCGAGGACCTGCTGGTCGGGGCCGGCCCCGAGGGGTCGGTCTACCGCAGCGACGACGGTGGGGACTCCTGGCGGGAGGTGGGATCACTCCCGGACGTGCCTCGCGCGCTGACCGCCACCGAGTCGCGGTGGTATGCCGCCACGGAGGGCGGCGTCCTCGTGTCCACCGATACTGGTGCCACGTGGTCCGAGGTCGGGCGCCCATGA
- a CDS encoding SHOCT domain-containing protein, with protein MIALFYGVLLVLGVVMLVVTAVRVLAGGLEAGSGRPGRPSGTGGARQILEERYAAGELSTEEYQHRSRVLREGKS; from the coding sequence ATGATCGCGTTGTTCTACGGAGTGCTGCTGGTCCTCGGCGTCGTGATGCTGGTGGTGACGGCGGTGCGGGTGCTGGCCGGAGGCCTCGAAGCCGGTTCGGGCCGGCCCGGTCGGCCGAGCGGGACGGGTGGTGCCCGACAGATCCTCGAGGAGCGGTACGCGGCGGGCGAGCTGAGCACGGAGGAGTACCAGCACCGGTCGCGCGTCCTGAGGGAGGGGAAGTCGTGA
- a CDS encoding multicopper oxidase family protein — MNPISRRTALTMGGAGLVGTVVGGTGLWRELSTSVLDPVAGERFTEPEVLRSTGGLLEVRLEAALGSHEVAGRQATTMGFNGGVPGPTLRLRPGDTLRVELVNRLDRVTNLHVHGLHVSPEANGDNVFVAVEPDQAHRYEYRLPENHPPGVYWYHPHHHGTVADQVFGGLYGAIIVEDDEEITVDRERVMVVSDITLDSGGSLVSPSTMEQMMGREGELVLVNGAAEPDLKGRSGERERWRVVNACTARYLALRLPGQRARVVGRDVGRLPRDMALKDVVLAPGNRLDLVVDLSEGGSELTAMPVDRGGMMGQMMGGGPMSGGGGPVTLARLGVSASGNRAAGEIPPGPAVRDLRDADVDGRRSLTFQMGMGGMMGGGDGPMSFTFDGEEFDADRIDQQVGMGTVEEWTIGNDSPMDHPFHLHVWPMQLLETDGREVPEPVWLDVVNVPARSQVKVRVAFEDFGGRTVYHCHILDHEDRGMMGTVLAS, encoded by the coding sequence GTGAATCCGATCAGCCGACGCACGGCTCTGACGATGGGCGGTGCCGGCCTGGTGGGCACCGTCGTCGGTGGCACGGGCCTGTGGCGGGAGCTGTCCACCTCGGTCCTGGACCCCGTCGCCGGGGAGCGGTTCACCGAGCCCGAGGTTCTCCGGAGCACCGGGGGCCTGCTGGAGGTGCGGCTGGAGGCTGCGCTGGGCAGCCACGAGGTCGCCGGCCGGCAGGCCACGACGATGGGGTTCAACGGCGGTGTGCCGGGTCCGACGTTGCGGCTGCGGCCGGGCGACACGCTGCGAGTGGAGCTGGTGAACCGGCTCGATCGGGTCACGAACCTGCACGTGCACGGGCTGCACGTGTCCCCCGAGGCTAACGGGGACAATGTGTTCGTCGCTGTCGAACCGGACCAGGCGCATCGGTATGAGTATCGGTTGCCCGAGAACCATCCACCAGGCGTGTACTGGTACCACCCGCACCACCATGGCACGGTCGCGGACCAGGTGTTCGGCGGACTCTACGGCGCCATCATCGTGGAGGACGACGAGGAGATCACCGTCGACCGGGAACGGGTCATGGTCGTCTCCGACATCACCCTGGACTCCGGTGGCTCACTGGTGAGCCCGTCCACCATGGAGCAGATGATGGGCCGCGAGGGTGAGCTCGTCCTGGTCAACGGTGCCGCTGAGCCTGACCTCAAGGGTCGATCAGGTGAGCGTGAACGGTGGCGCGTCGTGAATGCCTGCACGGCCCGCTACCTCGCGTTGAGACTGCCGGGGCAGCGGGCTCGTGTGGTCGGTCGCGACGTGGGTCGCCTGCCCCGGGACATGGCGTTGAAGGACGTCGTGCTCGCGCCCGGGAACCGGCTCGACCTGGTGGTCGACCTGTCCGAGGGAGGCAGCGAGCTGACCGCGATGCCGGTCGACCGTGGCGGCATGATGGGCCAGATGATGGGTGGGGGCCCGATGTCAGGGGGTGGCGGGCCGGTGACCCTCGCCCGCCTGGGCGTTTCCGCGAGCGGCAACCGAGCCGCGGGTGAGATCCCGCCTGGCCCGGCTGTCCGCGACCTGCGTGACGCTGACGTCGATGGTCGTCGGTCGCTCACCTTCCAGATGGGCATGGGCGGGATGATGGGCGGCGGCGACGGTCCGATGAGCTTCACCTTCGACGGTGAGGAGTTCGACGCCGACCGGATCGACCAGCAGGTCGGGATGGGCACGGTGGAGGAGTGGACCATCGGCAATGACAGCCCGATGGACCATCCTTTCCATCTGCACGTGTGGCCGATGCAGCTGTTGGAGACCGACGGCCGCGAGGTGCCAGAGCCTGTCTGGCTCGACGTGGTGAACGTTCCCGCCCGCAGCCAGGTCAAGGTCCGGGTCGCGTTCGAGGACTTCGGCGGCCGGACCGTCTACCACTGCCACATCCTCGACCACGAGGACCGGGGAATGATGGGCACCGTCCTGGCCAGTTGA
- a CDS encoding SHOCT domain-containing protein, which translates to MYGNGGGMGWMWFIWPVMILVIVLVVVLLVRGSGGGTNRGSGSAPGPGTGRTRAQEILDERYARGELTDEEYQDRLRQLRDDSDR; encoded by the coding sequence ATGTATGGCAACGGAGGAGGCATGGGCTGGATGTGGTTCATCTGGCCCGTCATGATCCTGGTCATCGTTCTCGTCGTCGTGCTGCTGGTTCGCGGCAGCGGCGGAGGCACGAACCGCGGCAGTGGCAGCGCGCCTGGACCGGGGACCGGGAGAACTCGAGCGCAAGAGATCCTCGACGAGCGCTACGCCCGTGGCGAGCTCACCGACGAGGAGTACCAGGACCGCCTCCGTCAGCTCCGAGACGACAGCGACCGATAG
- a CDS encoding DUF305 domain-containing protein, producing the protein MKGMIPHHSIAILTSERSEIEDVRVRKLADEIIKAQRIEIAEMKWLIEDIEKNGAATPEEEAKQRPVPDFEASP; encoded by the coding sequence ATGAAGGGCATGATCCCGCACCACTCGATCGCGATCCTCACCAGCGAGCGGTCCGAGATCGAAGACGTGCGTGTGCGCAAGCTGGCCGACGAGATCATCAAGGCTCAGCGCATCGAGATCGCCGAGATGAAGTGGCTGATCGAGGACATCGAGAAGAACGGTGCCGCCACCCCCGAGGAAGAGGCCAAGCAGCGCCCCGTCCCGGACTTCGAGGCCAGCCCCTGA
- a CDS encoding NADH-quinone oxidoreductase subunit A: MSSAVGVLVLGLYALHRLTAVAPDSLNVLPFESGWAPAQHALSRYHVRWYLATLLFLAFDVEMLFMYPWAVVVAQVGVTAVVEMFLFLAALFVAVLWAWREGALRWV; encoded by the coding sequence ATGTCGAGCGCGGTCGGGGTACTCGTACTCGGGCTGTACGCGCTGCACAGGCTCACCGCCGTAGCGCCAGACTCGCTAAACGTGCTTCCCTTCGAGTCGGGCTGGGCCCCCGCGCAGCACGCACTGTCGCGGTACCACGTGCGCTGGTACCTCGCGACGCTGCTCTTCCTCGCCTTCGACGTCGAGATGCTGTTCATGTATCCCTGGGCGGTCGTCGTCGCACAGGTCGGCGTGACCGCGGTCGTCGAGATGTTCCTCTTCCTGGCTGCCTTGTTCGTCGCCGTGCTCTGGGCATGGCGGGAGGGGGCACTGCGTTGGGTCTGA
- a CDS encoding complex I subunit 1 family protein — protein MADPMPMTDSPITTVAPGWAIAALGILGVLAVTAAMLDGALAARAGGKPGGTMAGPVRPFGEAARLMRQRRRTTVEADRLLWRLGGAGLLVVAALMVTVVPLGEWTIFDLDVGVMWFNAMDVMVWALVWLTGWGANSAHSLVGGYRFLAHGLGYELPLMFALVAPAIAAESLNVGRVAAAQDGLWFVAWMPVAFLVYLLGVAAFSVWGPFAPAIGTDVAGGARAELSGVDRLVFEAGRYALLAAGAAFAVPMFLGGGAGPLLPDWAWVLVKTVALLAVLVWLRRRLPAFRPDKFMEVGWMLLLPAVLLQDLVVAVIAVGRS, from the coding sequence ATGGCTGACCCGATGCCGATGACGGACTCGCCGATCACCACCGTGGCACCCGGCTGGGCGATTGCCGCGTTGGGGATTCTGGGTGTGTTGGCCGTAACCGCTGCCATGCTGGACGGTGCCCTCGCCGCGCGTGCGGGGGGTAAGCCGGGCGGGACGATGGCCGGGCCGGTCCGGCCGTTCGGTGAGGCGGCCCGGCTGATGCGGCAGCGGCGTCGTACCACCGTCGAAGCCGACCGGCTGTTGTGGCGCCTCGGGGGTGCCGGGCTGCTGGTAGTGGCGGCGCTGATGGTGACGGTCGTGCCGCTGGGGGAGTGGACCATCTTCGACCTCGACGTGGGGGTCATGTGGTTCAACGCCATGGACGTGATGGTCTGGGCGCTGGTGTGGCTGACCGGGTGGGGCGCGAACTCGGCACACTCGCTCGTCGGCGGCTACCGGTTCCTGGCACACGGGCTGGGCTACGAGCTTCCGTTGATGTTTGCCCTAGTCGCTCCGGCGATCGCCGCCGAGAGCCTGAACGTCGGCAGGGTCGCGGCGGCCCAGGACGGACTCTGGTTCGTGGCCTGGATGCCGGTGGCGTTCCTCGTCTACCTGCTCGGGGTCGCCGCCTTCTCGGTGTGGGGACCGTTCGCTCCGGCGATCGGCACGGACGTCGCCGGCGGGGCACGAGCGGAACTGTCGGGCGTGGACCGGCTGGTGTTCGAGGCGGGGCGATATGCGTTGCTGGCTGCCGGCGCCGCGTTCGCGGTCCCGATGTTCCTCGGCGGCGGCGCCGGCCCGCTGCTGCCGGACTGGGCCTGGGTGCTGGTGAAGACCGTTGCCCTACTCGCGGTCCTGGTCTGGCTGCGGCGGCGGCTGCCGGCCTTCCGGCCGGACAAGTTCATGGAGGTGGGCTGGATGCTGCTGCTCCCGGCCGTGCTGCTGCAGGACCTGGTCGTCGCCGTCATCGCTGTCGGGAGGTCGTGA